The following proteins are co-located in the Thermus thermophilus HB8 genome:
- the cas6 gene encoding CRISPR-associated endoribonuclease Cas6 — protein sequence MVLAALVLVLEGEGLPEPLGLRGFFYGLLREVAPEVHDQGENPFALGFGGREGAAWARVSLLVEGLYARLAPRLYALEGEEVRLGPPFRVRAVLQEGHPWAGVSTYPRLFQGPPSRDLALRFASPTFFRRKGVHYPVPEPRLVLESLLRRLEAFGPLKAPEGVREALLERTTVRSLEGRTLPARTEVDTAGFVGRVVYHLPRATEEEALWLSALGRFAFYSGVGAKTSLGYGRARAESA from the coding sequence GTGGTCCTCGCCGCCTTGGTCCTGGTCCTCGAGGGAGAAGGCCTCCCCGAGCCCTTGGGCCTCAGGGGCTTCTTCTACGGCCTCCTTCGGGAGGTGGCCCCGGAGGTGCACGACCAGGGGGAAAACCCCTTCGCCCTGGGCTTCGGGGGGCGGGAGGGGGCGGCTTGGGCCCGGGTGAGCCTGCTTGTGGAAGGGCTTTACGCCCGCCTCGCCCCCCGCCTCTACGCCCTGGAGGGGGAGGAGGTGCGGCTTGGGCCCCCTTTCCGGGTGCGGGCCGTGCTCCAGGAGGGGCACCCCTGGGCGGGGGTTTCCACCTATCCCCGCCTCTTTCAGGGGCCTCCTTCCCGGGACCTCGCCCTGCGCTTCGCCAGCCCCACCTTCTTCCGCAGAAAAGGGGTCCACTACCCGGTCCCCGAGCCGAGGTTGGTTTTGGAAAGCCTCCTCCGGCGCCTCGAGGCCTTTGGCCCCCTGAAGGCCCCGGAAGGGGTGAGGGAGGCCCTTTTGGAGAGGACCACGGTGCGGAGCCTGGAGGGGCGGACCCTCCCCGCCCGCACGGAGGTGGACACCGCGGGCTTCGTGGGGCGGGTGGTCTACCACCTGCCCCGGGCCACGGAGGAGGAGGCCCTTTGGCTTTCCGCCCTAGGCCGCTTCGCCTTCTATAGCGGCGTGGGGGCCAAGACCTCCTTGGGCTACGGCCGCGCCCGGGCGGAAAGTGCCTAA
- a CDS encoding Rad52/Rad22 family DNA repair protein encodes MDEVWRKLAEPFPPGEVQWRVEALSRDKKRALVVPYVDARTVLDRLDKVVGPEGWHDAYEVLSDAERLVKDERGERRERLCEVKCRLTVLGVTKEDVGEGDSLKAAFSDALKRAAVKFGVGRYLYRLEKQWVDYDPEKGRFTPPKLPEAEPEAEAEEEKPEAHRLIDQLLERLKEKGLGKEAARIVNKYGGYGKTPEETRKLYGELRNLLKG; translated from the coding sequence ATGGACGAAGTCTGGCGGAAACTGGCCGAACCCTTTCCCCCGGGGGAGGTGCAGTGGCGCGTGGAAGCCCTCTCCCGGGACAAGAAGCGGGCCTTGGTGGTCCCCTACGTGGACGCCCGCACCGTGTTGGACCGCCTGGACAAGGTGGTGGGCCCGGAGGGCTGGCACGACGCCTACGAGGTCCTCTCCGACGCGGAGCGCCTGGTGAAAGACGAGAGGGGCGAGAGGCGGGAGCGCCTTTGCGAGGTCAAGTGCCGCCTCACCGTCCTCGGGGTCACCAAGGAGGACGTGGGGGAGGGGGACTCCCTGAAGGCCGCCTTCTCCGACGCCCTCAAACGGGCCGCGGTGAAGTTCGGTGTGGGGCGGTACCTCTACCGCCTGGAGAAGCAGTGGGTGGACTACGACCCCGAGAAGGGCCGCTTCACCCCGCCCAAGCTCCCCGAGGCGGAGCCGGAGGCCGAGGCCGAGGAGGAGAAGCCGGAGGCCCACCGCCTCATTGACCAGCTCCTGGAAAGGCTCAAGGAAAAGGGGCTGGGCAAGGAAGCGGCCAGGATCGTGAACAAGTACGGGGGCTACGGCAAGACCCCCGAGGAGACGCGCAAGCTCTACGGGGAGCTCCGCAACCTTCTGAAGGGATGA
- a CDS encoding metallophosphoesterase, with the protein MRVVALGDLHANFPLLWRILRREGLADEGFRPTEALRSGRVRLVLLGDLVHPKTPRDYARLTGLEAYDPEDPFHLRLAAGAQIRELFRLKAFQEEAGDHVTILLGNHEAALLEGSPILGNRHLKHLEFHPEHGGKALPEALRSWMASFPKELVLKGVHFAHVGPVPWLQEYDGLFYAQSEAKTWWFLTPEYVERMGYRYGVYGHTPMPDGILLKDRFALIDALDLGEYLVLDPEADPPRPEVRRLHE; encoded by the coding sequence ATGAGGGTCGTCGCCCTCGGGGACCTCCACGCCAACTTCCCCCTCCTCTGGCGGATCCTGCGCCGGGAGGGGCTCGCCGACGAGGGCTTCCGCCCCACGGAGGCCCTGCGCTCGGGGCGGGTGCGCCTCGTCCTCCTGGGGGACCTGGTCCACCCCAAGACCCCGAGGGACTACGCGCGGCTCACGGGCCTCGAGGCCTACGACCCCGAAGACCCCTTCCACCTCCGCCTGGCGGCGGGGGCGCAGATCCGGGAACTCTTCCGCCTGAAGGCCTTCCAGGAGGAGGCGGGGGACCACGTCACCATCCTCCTCGGCAACCACGAGGCCGCCCTCCTAGAGGGAAGCCCCATCCTGGGCAACCGGCACCTCAAGCACCTGGAGTTCCACCCGGAGCACGGGGGAAAGGCCCTCCCCGAGGCCTTGCGGTCCTGGATGGCCTCCTTCCCCAAGGAGCTCGTCCTAAAGGGCGTCCACTTCGCCCACGTGGGCCCCGTGCCCTGGCTCCAGGAGTACGACGGCCTCTTCTACGCCCAGAGCGAGGCCAAGACCTGGTGGTTCCTCACCCCCGAGTACGTGGAAAGGATGGGCTACCGCTACGGGGTCTACGGCCACACCCCCATGCCGGACGGCATCCTCCTCAAGGACCGCTTCGCCCTCATTGACGCCCTGGACCTGGGGGAGTACCTGGTCCTGGACCCCGAGGCCGACCCCCCGAGGCCCGAGGTGCGGCGCCTCCATGAGTAA
- the rsmA gene encoding 16S rRNA (adenine(1518)-N(6)/adenine(1519)-N(6))-dimethyltransferase RsmA codes for MSKLASPQSVRALLERHGLFADKRFGQNFLVSEAHLRRIVEAARPFTGPVFEVGPGLGALTRALLEAGAEVTAIEKDLRLRPVLEETLSGLPVRLVFQDALLYPWEEVPQGSLLVANLPYHIATPLVTRLLKTGRFARLVFLVQKEVAERMTARPKTPAYGVLTLRVAHHAVAERLFDLPPGAFFPPPKVWSSLVRLTPTGALDDPGLFRLVEAAFGKRRKTLLNALAAAGYPKARVEEALRALGLPPRVRAEELDLEAFRRLREGLEGAV; via the coding sequence ATGAGTAAGCTCGCCTCGCCCCAAAGCGTCCGCGCCCTCCTTGAGCGGCACGGGCTCTTCGCCGACAAGCGCTTCGGCCAGAACTTCCTGGTCTCGGAGGCCCACCTGCGCCGCATCGTGGAGGCGGCCCGGCCCTTCACCGGGCCCGTCTTTGAGGTGGGGCCTGGGCTTGGGGCCCTCACCCGGGCCCTCCTCGAGGCCGGGGCCGAGGTGACGGCCATAGAGAAGGACCTGCGCCTGAGGCCTGTCCTGGAGGAGACCCTTTCCGGCCTCCCGGTGCGCCTCGTCTTCCAGGACGCCCTCCTCTACCCCTGGGAGGAGGTGCCCCAGGGAAGCCTCCTCGTGGCCAACCTCCCCTACCACATCGCCACCCCCCTGGTCACCCGCCTCCTCAAGACCGGGCGCTTCGCCCGCCTCGTCTTCCTGGTGCAGAAGGAAGTGGCCGAGCGCATGACCGCAAGGCCCAAGACCCCGGCCTACGGGGTCCTCACCCTCCGGGTGGCCCACCACGCCGTGGCGGAGAGGCTCTTTGACCTCCCTCCGGGGGCCTTCTTTCCCCCGCCCAAGGTGTGGAGCAGCCTGGTGCGCCTCACCCCCACGGGCGCCCTGGACGACCCCGGCCTCTTCCGCCTCGTTGAGGCCGCCTTCGGAAAGCGGCGGAAGACGCTTTTAAACGCCCTGGCCGCGGCCGGCTACCCCAAGGCGCGGGTGGAGGAGGCCCTGAGGGCCCTGGGCCTCCCCCCTAGGGTGCGGGCCGAGGAGCTGGACCTCGAGGCCTTCCGCCGGCTGAGGGAGGGCCTCGAGGGGGCGGTGTAG
- a CDS encoding NADH-quinone oxidoreductase subunit A → MAPIQEYVGTLIYVGVALFIGVAALLVGALLGPKKPGRAKLMPYESGNDPAGEVKRFPVHFYVVAMLFILFDVEVAFLWPYAVSAGGLGLYGFLGVLAFTLLLFVGFLYEWWKGVMRWH, encoded by the coding sequence TTGGCGCCGATCCAAGAGTACGTGGGCACGCTGATCTACGTGGGGGTGGCCCTCTTTATTGGGGTGGCGGCCCTTTTGGTGGGGGCCCTCCTCGGCCCCAAGAAGCCGGGGCGGGCCAAGCTCATGCCCTACGAGTCGGGGAACGACCCCGCCGGGGAGGTGAAGCGCTTTCCCGTCCACTTCTACGTGGTGGCCATGCTCTTCATCCTCTTTGACGTGGAGGTGGCCTTCCTCTGGCCCTACGCCGTGAGCGCGGGCGGGCTTGGCCTCTATGGCTTCCTCGGGGTCCTCGCCTTCACCCTCCTCCTCTTCGTGGGCTTCCTCTACGAGTGGTGGAAGGGGGTGATGCGGTGGCACTGA
- a CDS encoding NuoB/complex I 20 kDa subunit family protein encodes MALKDLFERDVQELEREGILFTTLEKLVAWGRSNSLWPATFGLACCAIEMMASTDARNDLARFGSEVFRASPRQADVMIVAGRLSKKMAPVMRRVWEQMPDPKWVISMGACASSGGMFNNYAIVQNVDSVVPVDVYVPGCPPRPEALIYAVMQLQKKVRGQAYNERGERLPPVAAWKRTRG; translated from the coding sequence GTGGCACTGAAGGACCTTTTTGAGCGGGACGTCCAGGAGCTGGAACGGGAGGGGATCCTCTTCACCACCTTGGAGAAGCTCGTGGCCTGGGGGCGGAGCAACTCCCTGTGGCCCGCCACCTTCGGCCTCGCCTGCTGCGCCATTGAGATGATGGCCTCCACGGACGCCCGCAACGACCTGGCCCGCTTCGGCAGCGAGGTCTTCCGCGCAAGCCCCCGCCAGGCGGACGTGATGATCGTGGCCGGGAGGCTTTCCAAGAAAATGGCCCCGGTGATGCGCCGGGTCTGGGAGCAGATGCCCGACCCCAAGTGGGTGATCTCCATGGGGGCCTGCGCGAGCTCGGGCGGGATGTTCAACAACTACGCCATCGTGCAGAACGTGGACTCGGTGGTGCCCGTGGACGTCTACGTCCCCGGCTGCCCCCCCAGGCCCGAGGCCCTGATCTACGCGGTGATGCAGCTGCAGAAGAAGGTGCGGGGCCAGGCCTACAACGAGCGGGGAGAGAGGCTTCCCCCGGTGGCGGCCTGGAAGCGGACGAGGGGGTGA
- a CDS encoding NADH-quinone oxidoreductase subunit C — protein sequence MRLERVLEEARAKGYPIEDNGLGNLWVVLPRERFKEEMAHYKAMGFNFLADIVGLDYLTYPDPRPERFAVVYELVSLPGWKDGDGSRFFVRVYVPEEDPRLPTVTDLWGSANFLEREVYDLFGIVFEGHPDLRKILTPEDLEGHPLRKDYPLGETPTLFREGRYIIPAEFRAALTGKDPGLTFYKGGSRKGYRSLWADLKKAREVKG from the coding sequence ATGCGGCTTGAGCGCGTCCTGGAAGAGGCCCGGGCCAAGGGCTACCCCATAGAGGACAACGGCCTCGGCAACCTCTGGGTGGTCCTGCCCAGGGAGCGCTTCAAGGAGGAGATGGCCCACTACAAGGCCATGGGGTTCAACTTCCTGGCCGACATCGTGGGCCTGGACTACCTGACCTACCCGGACCCCCGCCCCGAGCGCTTCGCCGTGGTCTACGAGCTCGTCTCCCTCCCGGGCTGGAAGGACGGGGACGGGAGCCGCTTCTTCGTGCGGGTCTACGTGCCCGAAGAGGACCCCAGGCTCCCCACGGTCACCGACCTCTGGGGGAGCGCCAATTTCCTGGAAAGGGAGGTCTACGACCTCTTCGGCATCGTCTTTGAAGGCCACCCCGACCTCCGCAAGATCCTCACCCCGGAGGACCTCGAGGGCCACCCCCTGCGCAAGGACTACCCCTTGGGCGAGACCCCCACCCTCTTCCGCGAGGGGCGGTACATCATCCCGGCGGAGTTCCGCGCCGCCCTCACCGGCAAGGACCCCGGCCTCACCTTCTACAAGGGCGGGAGCCGCAAGGGCTACAGGTCCCTTTGGGCCGACCTGAAGAAGGCCCGGGAGGTTAAAGGATGA
- the nuoD gene encoding NADH dehydrogenase (quinone) subunit D: protein MREEFLEEIPLDAPPEEAKELRTEVMTLNVGPQHPSTHGVLRLMVTLSGEEVLEVVPHIGYLHTGFEKTMEHRTYLQNITYTPRMDYLHSFAHDLAYALAVEKLLGAVVPPRAETIRVILNELSRLASHLVFLGTGLLDLGALTPFFYAFRERETILDLFEWVTGQRFHHNYIRIGGVKEDLPEEFVPELKKLLEVLPHRIDEYEALFAESPIFYERARGVGVIPPEVAIDLGLTGGSLRASGVNYDVRKAYPYSGYETYTFDVPLGERGDVFDRMLVRIREMRESVKIIKQALERLEPGPVRDPNPQITPPPRHLLETSMEAVIYHFKHYTEGFHPPKGEVYVPTESARGELGYYIVSDGGSMPYRVKVRAPSFVNLQSLPYACKGEQVPDMVAIIASLDPVMGDVDR from the coding sequence ATGAGGGAAGAGTTCCTGGAGGAAATCCCCCTAGACGCCCCCCCGGAGGAGGCCAAGGAGCTCCGCACCGAGGTGATGACCCTGAACGTGGGCCCGCAGCACCCCTCCACCCACGGGGTGCTCCGCCTCATGGTGACCCTCTCCGGGGAGGAGGTCCTGGAGGTGGTGCCCCACATCGGCTACCTCCACACGGGCTTTGAGAAGACCATGGAGCACCGCACCTACCTCCAGAACATCACCTACACGCCCCGGATGGACTACCTCCACTCCTTCGCCCACGACCTGGCCTACGCCCTGGCGGTGGAGAAGCTTTTGGGGGCCGTGGTGCCGCCTAGGGCGGAGACCATAAGGGTCATCCTCAACGAGCTCTCCCGCCTGGCGAGCCACCTGGTCTTCCTGGGGACGGGGCTTTTGGACCTCGGGGCCCTCACCCCCTTCTTCTACGCCTTCCGCGAGCGCGAGACCATCCTGGACCTCTTTGAGTGGGTCACGGGCCAGCGCTTCCACCACAACTACATCCGCATCGGCGGGGTGAAGGAGGACCTGCCGGAGGAGTTCGTCCCCGAGCTCAAGAAGCTCCTTGAAGTCCTCCCCCACCGCATAGACGAGTACGAGGCCCTCTTCGCCGAAAGCCCCATCTTCTACGAAAGGGCCCGGGGCGTGGGGGTGATCCCGCCCGAGGTGGCCATTGACCTCGGCCTCACCGGGGGGTCTCTAAGGGCGAGCGGGGTGAACTACGACGTGCGCAAGGCCTACCCCTACTCGGGCTACGAGACCTACACCTTTGACGTGCCCCTGGGGGAGAGGGGGGACGTGTTTGACCGGATGCTCGTCCGCATCCGGGAGATGCGGGAGTCGGTCAAGATCATCAAGCAGGCCCTGGAGCGCTTAGAACCGGGCCCCGTCCGCGACCCCAACCCCCAGATCACCCCGCCCCCCCGCCACCTCCTGGAGACCTCCATGGAGGCGGTCATCTACCACTTCAAGCACTACACCGAGGGCTTCCACCCCCCCAAGGGGGAGGTCTACGTGCCCACGGAGTCGGCCCGGGGGGAACTCGGCTACTACATCGTCTCCGACGGCGGCTCCATGCCCTACCGGGTCAAGGTGCGGGCGCCGAGCTTCGTCAACCTGCAAAGCCTCCCCTACGCCTGCAAGGGGGAGCAGGTCCCCGACATGGTGGCCATCATCGCCAGCCTAGACCCCGTGATGGGGGACGTGGACCGCTAA
- the nuoE gene encoding NADH-quinone oxidoreductase subunit NuoE, translating into MGFFDDKQDFLEETFAKYPPEGRRAAIMPLLRRVQQEEGWIRPERIEEIARLVGTTPTEVMGVASFYSYYQFVPTGKYHLQVCATLSCKLAGAEELWDYLTETLGIGPGEVTPDGLFSVQKVECLGSCHTAPVIQVNDEPYVECVTRARLEALLAGLRAGKRLEEIELPGKCGHHVHEVEV; encoded by the coding sequence ATGGGGTTCTTTGACGACAAGCAGGACTTTCTGGAGGAGACCTTCGCCAAGTACCCGCCGGAAGGGCGCCGCGCCGCCATCATGCCCCTCCTTAGGCGGGTGCAGCAGGAGGAGGGCTGGATCCGGCCCGAGCGCATAGAGGAGATCGCCCGCCTCGTGGGCACCACCCCCACGGAGGTCATGGGGGTGGCGAGCTTCTACTCCTACTACCAGTTCGTGCCCACGGGGAAGTACCACCTCCAGGTCTGCGCCACCCTCTCCTGCAAGCTCGCCGGGGCCGAGGAGCTTTGGGACTACCTCACCGAGACCCTGGGCATCGGCCCGGGGGAGGTGACCCCGGACGGGCTTTTCAGCGTGCAGAAGGTGGAGTGCCTGGGAAGCTGCCACACCGCCCCCGTGATCCAGGTGAACGACGAGCCCTACGTGGAGTGCGTGACCCGGGCGAGGCTCGAGGCCCTTCTTGCAGGCCTTAGGGCGGGGAAGCGGCTTGAGGAGATTGAGCTTCCCGGAAAGTGCGGCCACCACGTGCACGAGGTGGAGGTATGA
- the nuoF gene encoding NADH-quinone oxidoreductase subunit NuoF — translation MTGPILSGLDPRFERTLYAHVGKEGSWTLDYYLRHGGYETAKRVLKEKTPDEVIEEVKRSGLRGRGGAGFPTGLKWSFMPKDDGKQHYLICNADESEPGSFKDRYILEDVPHLLIEGMILAGYAIRATVGYIYVRGEYRRAADRLEQAIKEARARGYLGKNLFGTDFSFDLHVHRGAGAYICGEETALMNSLEGLRANPRLKPPFPAQSGLWGKPTTINNVETLASVVPIMERGADWFAQMGTEQSKGMKLYQISGPVKRPGVYELPMGTTFRELIYEWAGGPLEPIQAIIPGGSSTPPLPFTEEVLDTPMSYEHLQAKGSMLGTGGVILIPERVSMVDAMWNLTRFYAHESCGKCTPCREGVAGFMVNLFAKIGTGQGEEKDVENLEALLPLIEGRSFCPLADAAVWPVKGSLRHFKDQYLALAREKRPVPRPSLWR, via the coding sequence ATGACTGGCCCCATTCTTTCCGGACTGGACCCCCGGTTTGAAAGGACCCTCTACGCCCACGTGGGGAAGGAGGGGTCCTGGACCCTGGACTACTACCTCCGGCACGGGGGGTACGAGACGGCGAAGCGGGTGCTCAAGGAGAAGACCCCGGACGAGGTCATAGAGGAGGTGAAGCGCTCCGGGCTTAGGGGCCGGGGCGGGGCGGGCTTCCCCACGGGGCTTAAGTGGAGCTTCATGCCCAAGGACGACGGGAAGCAGCACTACCTCATCTGCAACGCCGACGAGTCCGAGCCCGGGAGCTTCAAGGACCGCTACATCCTGGAGGACGTCCCCCACCTCCTCATTGAGGGGATGATCCTCGCCGGGTACGCCATCCGGGCCACGGTGGGCTACATCTACGTCCGCGGGGAGTACCGCAGGGCGGCGGACCGGCTAGAACAAGCCATCAAGGAGGCCCGGGCCCGGGGCTACCTGGGGAAGAACCTCTTCGGCACGGACTTCTCCTTTGACCTCCACGTCCACCGGGGGGCCGGGGCCTACATCTGCGGCGAGGAGACGGCCCTCATGAACTCCCTGGAGGGCCTAAGGGCGAACCCCCGCTTGAAGCCCCCCTTCCCCGCCCAGTCGGGCCTTTGGGGCAAGCCCACCACCATCAACAACGTGGAGACCCTGGCCTCCGTGGTGCCCATCATGGAACGGGGCGCCGACTGGTTCGCCCAGATGGGCACGGAGCAGTCCAAGGGGATGAAGCTCTACCAGATCTCCGGGCCCGTGAAGCGCCCCGGGGTGTACGAGCTCCCCATGGGCACCACGTTCCGCGAGCTCATCTACGAGTGGGCGGGTGGGCCCCTGGAGCCCATCCAGGCCATCATCCCCGGGGGGTCCTCCACCCCGCCTCTGCCCTTCACCGAGGAGGTCCTGGACACCCCCATGAGCTACGAGCACCTCCAGGCCAAGGGCTCCATGCTGGGGACGGGGGGCGTGATCCTCATCCCCGAGCGGGTGAGCATGGTGGACGCCATGTGGAACCTCACCCGCTTCTACGCCCACGAGTCCTGCGGCAAGTGCACCCCCTGCCGCGAGGGCGTGGCGGGGTTCATGGTGAACCTCTTCGCCAAGATCGGCACCGGCCAGGGGGAGGAGAAGGACGTGGAGAACCTGGAAGCCCTCCTCCCCCTCATTGAGGGGCGGAGCTTCTGCCCCTTGGCGGACGCGGCGGTGTGGCCGGTGAAGGGCTCGCTAAGGCACTTCAAGGACCAGTACCTGGCCCTGGCGCGGGAGAAGCGCCCCGTGCCCAGGCCTTCCCTCTGGAGGTGA
- the nuoG gene encoding NADH-quinone oxidoreductase subunit NuoG has translation MVRVKVNDRIVEVPPGTSVMDAVFHAGYDVPLFCSEKHLSPIGACRMCLVRIGLPKKGPDGKPLLNEKGEPEIQWQPKLAASCVTAVADGMVVDTLSDVVREAQAGMVEFTLLNHPLDCPTCDKGGACELQDRTVEYGLYEKYYQKGPLELPVYTRFEFTRRHVDKHHPLSPFVILDRERCIHCKRCVRYFEEVPGDEVLDFIERGVHTFIGTMDFGLPSGFSGNITDICPVGALLDLTARFRARNWEMEETPTTCALCPVGCGITADTRSGELLRIRAREVPEVNEIWICDAGRFGHEWADQNRLKTPLVRKEGRLVEATWEEAFLALKEGLKEARGEEVGLYLAHDATLEEGLLASELAKALKTPHLDFQGRTAAPASLFPPASLEDLLQADFALVLGDPTEEAPILHLRLSEFVRDLKPPHRYNHGTPFADLQIKERMPRRTDKMALFAPYRAPLMKWAAIHEVHRPGEEREILLALLGDKEGSEMVAKAKEAWEKAKNPVLILGAGVLQDTVAAERARLLAERKGAKVLAMTPAANARGLEAMGVLPGAKGASWDEPGALYAYYGFVPPEEALKGKRFVVMHLSHLHPLAERYAHVVLPAPTFYEKRGHLVNLEGRVLPLSPAPIENGEAEGALQVLALLAEALGVRPPFRLHLEAQKALKARKVPEAMGRLSFRLKELRPKERKGAFYLRPTMWKAHQAVGKAQEAARAELWAHPETARAEALPEGAQVAVETPFGRVEARVVHREDVPKGHLYLSALGPAAGLRVEGRVLVPAGGEA, from the coding sequence ATGGTCCGGGTCAAGGTGAACGACCGCATCGTGGAGGTGCCCCCGGGGACGAGCGTCATGGACGCCGTCTTCCACGCGGGGTACGACGTGCCCCTCTTCTGCTCGGAAAAGCACCTCTCCCCCATAGGGGCCTGCCGCATGTGCCTGGTGCGGATCGGCCTTCCCAAGAAGGGCCCCGACGGGAAGCCCCTCCTCAACGAGAAGGGCGAGCCTGAGATCCAGTGGCAGCCCAAGCTCGCCGCAAGCTGCGTGACGGCGGTGGCGGACGGGATGGTGGTGGACACCCTCTCGGACGTGGTGCGGGAGGCCCAGGCGGGGATGGTGGAGTTCACCCTCCTCAACCACCCTCTGGACTGCCCTACCTGCGACAAGGGCGGGGCCTGCGAGCTCCAGGACCGCACCGTGGAGTACGGGCTTTACGAGAAGTACTACCAGAAGGGCCCCCTGGAGCTTCCCGTCTACACCCGCTTTGAGTTCACCCGCCGCCACGTGGACAAGCACCACCCCCTCTCCCCCTTCGTCATCCTGGACCGGGAGCGGTGCATCCACTGCAAGCGGTGCGTGCGCTACTTTGAGGAGGTCCCCGGGGACGAGGTCCTGGACTTCATTGAGCGGGGAGTGCACACCTTCATCGGCACCATGGACTTCGGCCTCCCCTCGGGCTTCTCCGGGAACATCACGGACATCTGCCCCGTGGGGGCCCTTCTGGACCTCACCGCCCGCTTCCGCGCCCGAAACTGGGAGATGGAGGAGACCCCCACCACCTGCGCCCTCTGCCCCGTGGGGTGCGGGATCACCGCCGACACCCGTAGCGGCGAGCTCCTCAGGATCCGGGCCCGGGAGGTCCCCGAGGTCAACGAGATCTGGATCTGTGACGCGGGCCGCTTCGGCCACGAGTGGGCGGACCAAAACCGCCTCAAGACCCCCCTGGTGCGGAAAGAGGGAAGGCTCGTGGAGGCCACCTGGGAGGAGGCCTTCCTCGCCCTCAAGGAGGGCCTGAAGGAGGCGAGGGGCGAGGAGGTGGGGCTTTACCTCGCCCACGACGCCACCCTCGAGGAGGGCCTCTTGGCCTCCGAGCTCGCCAAGGCCCTGAAGACCCCCCACCTGGACTTCCAGGGCCGCACCGCCGCCCCGGCGAGCCTCTTCCCGCCCGCCTCCCTGGAGGACCTCCTCCAGGCGGACTTCGCCCTGGTCCTCGGCGACCCCACGGAGGAAGCCCCCATCCTCCACCTCCGCCTCTCCGAGTTCGTGCGCGACCTCAAGCCTCCCCACCGCTACAACCACGGCACCCCCTTCGCCGACCTGCAGATCAAGGAAAGGATGCCCCGCCGCACGGACAAGATGGCCCTCTTCGCCCCGTACCGCGCCCCCCTCATGAAGTGGGCCGCCATCCACGAGGTCCACCGCCCCGGGGAAGAGCGGGAGATCCTCCTCGCCCTCCTCGGGGACAAGGAGGGAAGCGAAATGGTGGCGAAGGCGAAGGAGGCCTGGGAGAAGGCGAAGAACCCGGTGCTCATCCTCGGGGCCGGTGTCCTCCAGGACACCGTGGCCGCGGAAAGGGCCCGCCTCCTCGCCGAGCGCAAGGGGGCCAAGGTCCTCGCCATGACCCCGGCGGCGAACGCCCGGGGCCTCGAGGCCATGGGGGTCCTCCCCGGGGCGAAGGGGGCCTCCTGGGACGAGCCCGGGGCCCTCTACGCCTACTACGGCTTCGTGCCCCCGGAAGAGGCCCTTAAGGGCAAGCGCTTCGTGGTGATGCACCTAAGCCACCTCCACCCCCTGGCGGAGCGCTACGCCCACGTGGTCCTCCCCGCCCCCACCTTCTACGAGAAGCGGGGGCACCTGGTGAACCTGGAGGGCCGGGTCCTCCCCCTAAGCCCCGCCCCCATAGAGAACGGGGAGGCGGAGGGCGCCCTCCAGGTCCTCGCCCTCCTGGCCGAGGCCCTGGGGGTGAGGCCCCCCTTCCGGCTCCACCTCGAGGCGCAGAAGGCCCTGAAGGCCCGGAAGGTCCCGGAGGCCATGGGCCGTCTCTCTTTCCGCCTCAAGGAGCTCCGGCCCAAGGAGCGGAAGGGCGCCTTCTACCTCCGGCCCACCATGTGGAAGGCCCACCAGGCGGTGGGCAAGGCCCAAGAGGCGGCCCGGGCGGAACTCTGGGCCCACCCGGAGACGGCGCGGGCCGAGGCCCTGCCCGAGGGGGCCCAGGTGGCCGTGGAGACCCCCTTCGGCCGGGTGGAGGCCCGGGTGGTCCACCGGGAGGACGTGCCCAAAGGCCACCTCTACCTCTCGGCCCTGGGGCCCGCGGCGGGCCTCCGGGTGGAGGGGCGCGTCCTGGTGCCCGCGGGAGGTGAAGCGTGA